Below is a genomic region from Paludicola sp. MB14-C6.
TCCTGAAATTCAGTTTGCTATTTTATCCAATGCCGCAAATTATGTCAAATTAGGTGGAACATTAGTATATTCGACTTGTACTACAAATAAAAAGGAAAATATTGAAGTAATAAATCGTTTCTTAAAAATGAATAATTCGTTTAAACCGTTGCAATTATCTGAAATTTTCGGTAAAATAAATGGTATGGATGATTTCGCTGTCACACTATTTCCTCATAAATACAACTGCGATGGATTTTTTATTGCAGCACTTGTAAAAGAAAAAGAGTCGGTGTAGCCATGAATAAAATTGATATTAAATCTATGACAATCGAAGAATTGGAAGAACTGCTTATTTCTTTTAAACAACCTAAGTTTCGTGCAAAGCAAATTTTTGATTGGCTTCATGTAAAAAAGGTCTTAATATTTGCTGAAATGTCGAATCTTCCGAAATCGTTAATAGAAGTGCTAGATGAATCTTGTACCATTACAAATTTGTCAATCAAAAGAAAATTGGTTTCTCAAATTGATGAAACTACAAAGTATTTATTTGAATTACCGGACTCGGAATTTGTGGAATCTGTTGTGATGAAGTATAAACATGGCAATAGCATTTGTATTTCCACGCAAGTAGGTTGTAAAATGGGATGTGCATTTTGCGCATCTACCAAAGCAGGTTTTGTAAGAAATTTAACCCCATCCGAAATCTTAGAACAAATTTATGCGGCAGGTAAAGATATTGGAGAACGCATTTCCAATGTTGTTTTAATGGGAATTGGTGAACCGCTTGATAATTATGATAATGTGATACGATTTTTGAATTTATTGAGCAATGAAAATGGTCATAATCTCAGTTTACGCCATGTATCGCTATCCACTTGTGGGGTTGTCGATAAAATTTATGAACTTGCACGATTGAAATTAGGATTAACCCTTTCTATTTCATTACACGCACCAAACGATCAAATTCGTTCTCAAACAATGCCGATTAACAATCGTTTCAATATGGATGAGCTATTAAAAGCCTGCAAAGAGTATGCAAATACAACTAGCCGCCGTATTTCGTTTGAATATGCGTTAATTCGTGGTGTGAACGATAGTGAAGCGTGTGCAAATGAGTTAGCGTCAAAATTAAAAGGAATGTTATGTCATGTAAATCTCATTCCTGTGAACGAAATCAAAGAAACCGATTTTAAAAAGACATATCCTAAAAATGTAGTCAATTTTCAACAATGGTTGGTGAAAAAGGGAATTAACACAACGATACGCAGAACCTTAGGTGCAGATATCAGTGCAGCTTGTGGTCAGCTTCGCCGTGATAATTTATAGATTTGAGATATACAAAACAAAAAAGCAGTATGAAATAGTAAATTAACTTGAAAACTTGTTCAAACAAAGACACAGAAAATCAATAAGTCAAAGCTATTATGTGTATTTTCTTGGTAGCTTTCATAAGTTAATTTACTATAAAAAAGAGTAAAGGAGGACTTGTTTTGAATTTTTATGGGATGACCGATAAAGGTTTGCAAAGAGACATGAATCAAGATGTTTATTATACACATAAATTTAGCGAACAAGTCGGCTTTGCAATTGTATGTGACGGAATGGGTGGACAAAGTGCGGGCCAAATTGCAAGTGAAATGGTTTGTAATATTGTTGCAACCAGCCTTGTAGAAAAACTGGAGCATTTGGATATGCCGAAGATGAACGAAGTTATAGTAAATGCAATTAGTGAAGCAAATATTCAAGTATACAAAAAATCAAATATAGAAGCCGGCTATAAAGGCATGGGAACAACCATTGTTTTAGCTGTTGTTGTAGATCATACAGCATATATTGCTAATATCGGAGATAGCCGTGTATACTTAATTAGCAAAAATTCAATTAAGCAAGTAACAAAAGACCATTCCTTTGTGCAAGAGCTTTTAGAGCAAGGAAAAATATCTCAACAAGAAATGTCTACACATCCGAATAAAAATATGATAACTCGAGCAGTTGGCGTTAGTTTAACTGTAGATATTGATTATATAACGATTCCACTAGAGCAAGATGCAAAATTGTTACTTTGCTCTGATGGGCTAACGAATATGTTGAGTGATGAACAAATCAAAGAGATTGTTTCTGATAATGAAGCACAAATTGCTTGTAAAGAGTTGATAAACCTAGCAAATAAGGCGGGCGGTATCGATAATATTACTGTCGCAGTTATAGAATAGGAGGAAGGCACAAAATGGATCAGTATATTGGAAAAAAACTCGAAGGCCGATATGAATTATTAGAACTTATCGGTTTTGGTGGTATGGCAATCGTATTTAAAGCAAAGGATATTAAAGAGGATAGATTTGTTGCTATTAAAATTTTAAAGGATGAATATCTTCAAAATGATGATTTCAAACGAAGATTTCGCAATGAATCAAAGGCAATCGCTGTTTTATCCCATCCAAGTATCGTAAAAGTGTATGATGTAAACTTTAGCGATAACATTCAA
It encodes:
- the rlmN gene encoding 23S rRNA (adenine(2503)-C(2))-methyltransferase RlmN, which encodes MNKIDIKSMTIEELEELLISFKQPKFRAKQIFDWLHVKKVLIFAEMSNLPKSLIEVLDESCTITNLSIKRKLVSQIDETTKYLFELPDSEFVESVVMKYKHGNSICISTQVGCKMGCAFCASTKAGFVRNLTPSEILEQIYAAGKDIGERISNVVLMGIGEPLDNYDNVIRFLNLLSNENGHNLSLRHVSLSTCGVVDKIYELARLKLGLTLSISLHAPNDQIRSQTMPINNRFNMDELLKACKEYANTTSRRISFEYALIRGVNDSEACANELASKLKGMLCHVNLIPVNEIKETDFKKTYPKNVVNFQQWLVKKGINTTIRRTLGADISAACGQLRRDNL
- a CDS encoding Stp1/IreP family PP2C-type Ser/Thr phosphatase; amino-acid sequence: MNFYGMTDKGLQRDMNQDVYYTHKFSEQVGFAIVCDGMGGQSAGQIASEMVCNIVATSLVEKLEHLDMPKMNEVIVNAISEANIQVYKKSNIEAGYKGMGTTIVLAVVVDHTAYIANIGDSRVYLISKNSIKQVTKDHSFVQELLEQGKISQQEMSTHPNKNMITRAVGVSLTVDIDYITIPLEQDAKLLLCSDGLTNMLSDEQIKEIVSDNEAQIACKELINLANKAGGIDNITVAVIE